A window from Hoeflea sp. IMCC20628 encodes these proteins:
- a CDS encoding iron ABC transporter permease: MSNTAIDPIRDQGHSRPFNLYNAARRFFPWAVLLLVAAMVFAPIFSLVVGAFSLARLPNEFSMDNMGFGNFYAVWVEQRIDLVLWNTAVYVTGATIFGIGTAAILAWLVERSDMPGKIWIYAGVPLGIAVPGILHAIAWVLLLSPRSGFINRSWMYLTGAEEPLFTIYSMTGLIFAEGLRLVPVAFLMLVPLMRSMDPSLEEAAAASGASPMRTVRRVTFALLLPGVLAISIFQAITAMENFEVPGILGLPVNIHVFSTRVFNLIDNIGAIPAFGQANAAAVFYLGIALVISFFYLRLVRHSERYSIITGKGYTPRAVRLGAWRYPAAAMSALFLFVTIVLPFLVLLYVSLVGYLRQPSLEAFQSFSFKHYLAVFEQPRVGRVLWNTIFLTVMTSTAVTILSFVIAYIVVRTRFSARYTLDVLAFMPHSIPGIVLGLALFWLLIQFDSLTGASSFGSLYSLVIGFTILFLAYAVRAMSVAMIQVHPDLEDAAMLCGAPPWRVAVRIFAPLLMPTLVGIWIYVAMLSVRFISLPLILSQGGNNEVLGVMIWSLWDNGNINSVGAIGIMLMTVMFGFALSLRVFGFGQKNGGGAL; encoded by the coding sequence ATGAGCAATACCGCTATCGATCCTATCCGGGATCAGGGCCACAGCCGCCCGTTCAATCTGTACAATGCCGCGCGGCGGTTTTTCCCCTGGGCTGTCCTGTTGCTGGTCGCGGCGATGGTCTTCGCCCCGATTTTCTCGCTGGTTGTCGGCGCTTTCAGCCTGGCGCGTTTGCCCAATGAATTCTCCATGGACAATATGGGGTTTGGCAATTTTTACGCAGTCTGGGTCGAGCAGCGCATCGATCTGGTCCTTTGGAACACCGCTGTCTATGTAACCGGTGCAACCATCTTCGGCATTGGAACTGCCGCAATCCTGGCCTGGCTGGTTGAGCGCTCGGATATGCCGGGCAAGATCTGGATTTATGCCGGCGTACCGCTTGGAATTGCCGTGCCGGGAATTCTTCACGCCATTGCATGGGTCCTCCTGCTGAGCCCCCGGTCGGGATTCATAAACCGCAGCTGGATGTATCTTACCGGCGCCGAAGAACCGCTTTTTACCATTTACTCCATGACCGGACTGATTTTCGCGGAAGGACTGCGGCTGGTTCCGGTGGCCTTCCTGATGCTGGTGCCGCTGATGCGCAGCATGGACCCAAGTCTTGAGGAAGCAGCCGCGGCCAGCGGCGCGAGCCCGATGCGCACTGTGCGACGGGTGACATTCGCGCTGCTGCTTCCCGGCGTTCTGGCAATCAGCATCTTCCAGGCGATCACCGCGATGGAAAATTTTGAGGTACCCGGCATTCTCGGATTGCCGGTGAATATCCATGTTTTCAGTACCCGTGTATTCAATCTGATTGACAATATCGGTGCGATACCGGCCTTCGGCCAGGCAAATGCGGCCGCTGTTTTCTATCTCGGGATCGCTCTGGTGATCTCGTTCTTTTATTTGAGGCTGGTGCGCCACTCCGAACGCTATTCGATCATCACCGGCAAAGGCTATACGCCGCGCGCCGTGCGGCTTGGTGCGTGGCGGTATCCGGCGGCGGCTATGTCGGCGCTGTTCCTGTTTGTTACAATTGTCCTGCCTTTCCTTGTGCTGCTGTATGTATCGCTGGTGGGCTATCTGCGGCAGCCATCGCTCGAAGCCTTTCAGAGCTTTTCGTTCAAGCACTACCTGGCCGTATTCGAGCAACCGCGCGTCGGCAGGGTGCTGTGGAACACGATTTTCCTGACAGTGATGACCTCAACTGCGGTGACAATCCTGTCATTTGTGATTGCATATATCGTTGTTCGCACGAGATTTTCAGCGCGGTACACGCTCGACGTTCTGGCGTTCATGCCGCACTCGATTCCGGGCATTGTTCTCGGCCTGGCGCTATTCTGGTTGCTGATCCAGTTTGACTCGCTTACCGGCGCCAGTTCGTTTGGATCGCTCTACTCGCTGGTGATCGGCTTCACCATCCTGTTCCTTGCCTACGCGGTGCGGGCCATGAGCGTGGCGATGATACAGGTTCATCCCGACCTCGAGGATGCCGCCATGCTTTGCGGAGCGCCGCCCTGGCGGGTCGCTGTACGGATTTTTGCGCCGCTTCTCATGCCGACGCTGGTTGGTATCTGGATCTATGTTGCCATGCTGAGTGTCCGGTTCATCAGCCTGCCGCTGATCCTGTCGCAGGGTGGCAACAATGAAGTCCTCGGCGTGATGATCTGGTCCTTGTGGGACAACGGAAATATCAACTCAGTAGGAGCAATCGGGATAATGCTAATGACGGTCATGTTCGGCTTCGCACTTTCGCTTCGTGTGTTTGGCTTCGGTCAAAAGAATGGTGGGGGTGCGCTATGA
- a CDS encoding extracellular solute-binding protein — MTSIQKMSRAVGCSAIALLVFAGSAAAEMTDEARSYLAGGGVDAALIEQVDSATATELDVPQEWIDKAKQEEAIDFSTNDAPAHVAAWLPIFQARYPDINIVATETSGAARAVQPLLAYKAGSLVRHVLVSFEGSLPDFIEADALAEIDDLPAWDGVPTDRRAANGTYAGMQNTTWCLAYNKDTVSKDELPATWWDLVSPDSPLAGGRVGAANRAQLWTLNLWTHPDYGPERMANELLPAFFDTLKPQLRKEGISGISNLMLVGEFDVALPAPNDETEELMQTGAPVGWHCPEPVPQYFNLIGMFRDSPTHYSSKIFINWILSQEGQLVRFVAGGDGPVHKDLQIAGASALSEEFVGKDIALRTIEGLTDGLPKLYDVWNPLWANSGGQ; from the coding sequence ATGACTTCGATTCAGAAGATGTCGAGGGCGGTCGGCTGCTCGGCCATAGCGCTATTGGTGTTCGCAGGGTCTGCTGCGGCAGAGATGACGGACGAGGCCCGTTCATATCTGGCCGGGGGTGGTGTTGACGCCGCACTCATTGAACAGGTCGATTCTGCAACAGCGACCGAGCTCGATGTTCCGCAGGAATGGATCGACAAGGCCAAGCAAGAGGAGGCCATCGATTTCAGTACAAACGATGCACCAGCACATGTTGCGGCATGGCTGCCGATCTTTCAGGCCCGTTATCCGGACATCAACATTGTCGCAACCGAGACGTCCGGCGCAGCGCGCGCTGTGCAGCCGTTGCTTGCCTACAAGGCGGGCAGCCTGGTCCGTCATGTGCTGGTCAGTTTCGAAGGGTCGCTTCCCGATTTCATCGAAGCCGATGCATTGGCTGAAATCGACGACCTGCCAGCCTGGGACGGTGTCCCCACCGATCGGCGTGCGGCGAACGGAACCTATGCCGGCATGCAGAACACAACCTGGTGTCTGGCCTACAACAAGGACACGGTTTCAAAGGACGAGTTGCCCGCCACCTGGTGGGATCTGGTCTCACCCGACTCTCCACTCGCCGGTGGCCGTGTCGGAGCCGCCAACCGCGCGCAACTCTGGACGCTGAACCTGTGGACCCATCCCGACTATGGTCCGGAGCGTATGGCCAACGAGTTGCTGCCCGCGTTCTTTGACACGCTCAAGCCGCAACTGCGCAAGGAAGGGATTTCGGGAATTTCCAACCTGATGCTGGTGGGCGAATTTGACGTGGCTCTGCCCGCGCCGAATGACGAGACCGAAGAGTTGATGCAGACCGGTGCACCTGTCGGATGGCATTGCCCCGAACCGGTCCCGCAGTACTTCAACCTCATCGGCATGTTCCGCGATTCCCCCACCCACTATTCCTCGAAGATCTTCATCAACTGGATTTTAAGCCAGGAAGGTCAGCTGGTTCGTTTTGTGGCGGGCGGCGACGGACCGGTGCACAAGGACTTGCAGATTGCCGGCGCATCCGCGCTTAGCGAAGAGTTTGTCGGCAAGGATATTGCCCTTCGGACCATTGAAGGCCTCACTGACGGATTGCCCAAACTCTATGATGTCTGGAATCCGCTCTGGGCCAATTCCGGCGGGCAGTGA
- a CDS encoding FCD domain-containing protein yields the protein MVIAATEQKQTRASSIYLLLRNDILNGAMLPGTKLNIRDLCEHYSSGLSPMREALNRLSAEGLAQQLDNRGFKVQPVSVPELMDLTQARCWVNEICVRKSVEKGDGDWEESVLLTCHRLSRTPRDLAEGDSRPNPDWVTAHKAFHQALISACGSNWMIDTCSQLFDAAERYRNLARVAGVSRSDPRDEHQEIMNAAVNRQADLVVELLNSHFERTAHLVRSVVSQTEADAE from the coding sequence ATGGTCATCGCAGCAACCGAGCAGAAACAGACGCGGGCGTCATCGATCTATCTGCTTTTGCGCAATGATATCCTCAACGGCGCGATGCTACCTGGCACAAAGCTCAATATCCGCGACCTCTGCGAACATTATTCTTCCGGGTTGAGCCCGATGCGCGAAGCATTGAACCGGCTCTCGGCCGAGGGGCTGGCACAACAGTTGGACAATCGCGGCTTCAAGGTCCAGCCGGTCAGCGTGCCTGAATTAATGGATCTCACCCAAGCCAGATGCTGGGTCAACGAAATTTGTGTTCGCAAATCGGTCGAAAAGGGTGATGGAGATTGGGAAGAGTCGGTTCTGCTGACCTGTCATCGCCTGAGCCGTACACCACGCGATCTTGCCGAAGGCGACTCCCGGCCAAACCCGGACTGGGTTACTGCTCACAAAGCGTTCCATCAGGCATTGATATCAGCCTGCGGTTCCAACTGGATGATCGACACATGCAGCCAGCTCTTCGACGCAGCCGAGCGCTACCGCAATTTGGCGCGCGTTGCCGGCGTGTCCAGAAGCGATCCGCGTGACGAGCATCAGGAAATCATGAACGCCGCCGTCAACCGGCAGGCGGATCTTGTCGTTGAGCTTCTCAATTCACACTTTGAGCGCACCGCGCATCTGGTCCGTTCAGTGGTGAGTCAAACAGAGGCGGACGCAGAATGA
- a CDS encoding SDR family NAD(P)-dependent oxidoreductase: MTKRALITGASGGIGTSIAQKFAKDGFELFLVSQNTARLEHAAHGIENSHPETRVETIALDVSDAAAVSAALSGLKDRGLSFSVVVNGAGISGGGITGEVTTELWDRIIDVNLNGAFYVIRDVLRLDLIEAGGRIINIASTGGKQGVIHGAPYCASKHGLIGLTKALGLELARNGSGITVNAVCPGFVETEMAGRVREHYAAIWNTDIAEAKRRIEERVPIGRYIASEEVAAMVGYLTGPHSSGVTAQALNVCGGLGNY, from the coding sequence ATGACGAAAAGGGCATTGATTACTGGCGCCTCCGGAGGAATCGGAACGTCCATCGCGCAAAAGTTTGCGAAGGATGGCTTTGAGCTTTTTCTAGTCAGCCAAAACACGGCCCGCCTGGAACATGCGGCCCACGGCATCGAGAATTCCCATCCAGAGACCCGTGTCGAAACCATTGCCCTGGATGTTTCGGATGCCGCCGCCGTGAGCGCAGCCTTGAGCGGGCTCAAGGATCGCGGCCTGAGCTTCAGTGTTGTGGTCAATGGCGCGGGCATTTCCGGTGGTGGCATCACCGGTGAAGTTACCACGGAGCTTTGGGACCGGATCATCGACGTCAATCTCAACGGGGCTTTCTACGTCATCCGCGATGTCTTGCGTCTTGATCTCATCGAGGCGGGTGGGCGCATCATCAACATCGCCTCGACCGGCGGCAAACAGGGCGTCATTCATGGCGCTCCTTACTGCGCCTCAAAACACGGTCTCATCGGGCTGACCAAAGCACTCGGACTGGAGCTTGCCCGCAATGGTTCCGGCATCACGGTGAATGCAGTCTGTCCCGGGTTCGTCGAGACGGAAATGGCTGGACGGGTACGCGAACACTACGCCGCTATCTGGAACACGGATATAGCTGAAGCCAAACGCCGCATCGAAGAACGCGTCCCGATCGGCCGTTATATTGCCAGCGAGGAAGTCGCCGCGATGGTTGGCTACTTGACCGGCCCCCATAGTTCGGGGGTCACAGCGCAGGCGCTCAATGTCTGCGGCGGGCTGGGGAACTATTGA
- a CDS encoding cyclase family protein, with translation MSDVTIIDLSVAISPENWEPEPIVIDWIDHVAGADKLGKSAYYFQQNKGWRGLLDGLFCRRQQPIDHCDFPDGMGLSQMFYRLSTHTGTHIDAPIHYGWRKDAGTLPCTISEIPLEWCYGAGILLDSSTDRGEIDAENVARQCKSAGLTVSAGDIVLINTGANRLFSRREYFIDYRPIGPSAVSYLLDRGVKVIGTDAFSFDAPFMEMIEAYRNTGDTSTLWPAHMMGRDRPYLQIERLGNLDRLPRANGFTVSCLPIKLEHADAAWSRVVAIFEGKIQ, from the coding sequence ATGAGTGACGTTACGATTATCGATCTCTCTGTCGCTATTTCGCCCGAGAACTGGGAGCCCGAACCGATCGTCATCGATTGGATCGACCATGTGGCTGGCGCCGACAAGCTCGGCAAGAGCGCCTATTACTTTCAGCAGAACAAGGGTTGGCGCGGATTGCTCGATGGGCTTTTCTGTCGCCGCCAACAACCGATTGATCACTGCGATTTCCCGGACGGGATGGGGTTGTCACAAATGTTCTACCGGCTCTCAACCCATACCGGCACCCATATCGATGCGCCGATCCATTATGGCTGGCGCAAGGACGCCGGGACCCTTCCCTGCACTATTTCCGAGATCCCGCTCGAATGGTGTTACGGCGCCGGCATACTTCTTGATTCCAGCACTGATCGTGGAGAGATCGACGCTGAGAACGTCGCCCGGCAATGCAAATCTGCAGGCTTGACGGTCTCCGCAGGCGACATTGTGCTGATCAATACAGGCGCGAACCGGCTTTTCAGTCGACGAGAATACTTCATCGACTACCGGCCGATCGGACCCAGCGCTGTTTCCTACCTGCTCGACCGGGGCGTCAAGGTGATCGGAACCGACGCCTTCAGTTTCGATGCACCGTTCATGGAGATGATCGAGGCTTACCGCAATACCGGCGACACCTCGACTCTTTGGCCGGCCCACATGATGGGCCGGGACCGGCCTTACCTGCAGATCGAACGTCTCGGCAATCTTGACCGCTTACCCCGGGCGAACGGCTTCACAGTGAGTTGCCTGCCGATCAAGCTCGAACACGCCGACGCCGCCTGGAGCCGCGTTGTCGCGATATTCGAGGGTAAAATTCAATGA
- a CDS encoding coproporphyrinogen-III oxidase family protein: protein MYTIDMVDLDRPYPNKCYLPFILYPPGMHRNTEGEAFLSRLKALDEQGEDFVLYLGVPFCRTRCKSCPYFISLLPENDQHNREDAYVEALIKDLEHWATFRRWRTGLVRNIYIGGGTGSVLRTDNLKRLVDKIFSLFRVADDYEFTLEGNARDFDDEKIDFLVGSKINRLSLGVQSFQPEILATIGSPHAAEDSIRVIRAFQSRGFKNIQLDLMYNMPGHTLNVWRRDLKTLNDLDIPHFTIYLYRIHKQTPQDKLITKGKVVQPQDAETPMVKAMYTQAKDIAEAMGFTMYMVDHFCKPGFENMYNHWNWKAYIDTLAVGPGSYSYFDGYRLGTDTDVEGYVSACNKGQFVISSVTDKLSPRVQRERYVIFALLYYEIEFSFYRSKFGSSLLKDFASEIERLTAKDLIDVLPDRITLTQLGLIWHTNIILEFFNQAFWSDTASLNEPNWSLNGVMVEVGAHERSYWLGDPVLADPNSTPYPGTFMEVDAHV from the coding sequence ATGTATACAATCGATATGGTCGATCTTGACCGTCCCTACCCCAACAAATGCTACCTGCCCTTCATCCTTTATCCACCGGGCATGCATCGCAACACCGAAGGCGAAGCCTTCCTCTCACGCCTCAAGGCGCTCGATGAACAAGGCGAGGACTTCGTGCTTTACCTTGGCGTTCCCTTCTGCCGGACCAGATGCAAATCCTGCCCCTATTTCATCAGCCTGCTGCCGGAGAACGACCAGCACAATCGCGAAGATGCCTATGTCGAGGCGCTGATCAAGGATCTTGAACACTGGGCAACGTTCCGGCGCTGGAGAACCGGGCTGGTGCGCAATATCTATATTGGCGGCGGGACCGGCAGCGTCTTGAGGACTGACAATCTGAAGCGCCTGGTCGACAAGATCTTTTCTCTCTTCAGGGTCGCCGATGACTACGAGTTTACCCTCGAAGGCAATGCGCGCGATTTCGACGATGAGAAAATCGACTTCCTGGTCGGCTCGAAGATCAATCGTCTGAGCCTCGGGGTTCAATCATTCCAGCCCGAAATCCTCGCGACCATCGGCTCGCCGCATGCCGCGGAAGATTCAATCCGCGTGATCCGGGCGTTTCAAAGCCGAGGCTTCAAGAACATCCAGCTCGACCTGATGTACAACATGCCGGGCCATACGCTGAATGTGTGGCGGCGGGATCTCAAGACGCTCAATGATCTCGATATTCCGCATTTCACCATCTACCTCTACCGCATCCACAAGCAGACACCGCAGGACAAGCTGATCACCAAAGGCAAGGTTGTCCAGCCGCAGGACGCCGAAACGCCGATGGTGAAGGCGATGTACACACAAGCGAAAGACATCGCCGAGGCGATGGGCTTTACGATGTACATGGTCGATCACTTCTGCAAACCCGGTTTTGAGAACATGTACAATCACTGGAACTGGAAGGCCTATATCGACACGCTCGCCGTGGGCCCGGGTTCCTACAGCTATTTCGATGGCTACCGGCTGGGAACCGACACCGATGTCGAAGGCTATGTCTCCGCGTGCAACAAAGGCCAATTCGTCATCAGCTCCGTGACCGACAAGCTGTCGCCTCGGGTGCAACGCGAACGCTATGTGATCTTCGCACTGCTCTACTACGAGATCGAATTCAGCTTCTACCGCAGCAAGTTCGGATCGTCGCTGCTCAAGGACTTCGCCAGCGAAATCGAACGTCTGACGGCGAAAGATCTCATCGACGTGTTGCCCGACCGTATCACGCTCACCCAGCTCGGACTGATCTGGCACACCAACATCATCCTGGAATTCTTCAACCAGGCCTTCTGGTCAGATACCGCGTCATTGAACGAGCCAAACTGGTCCCTCAATGGCGTCATGGTCGAGGTCGGAGCCCATGAACGCAGTTACTGGCTGGGCGATCCGGTGTTGGCTGACCCGAATTCAACGCCGTATCCGGGCACATTCATGGAGGTAGACGCACATGTCTGA
- a CDS encoding SRPBCC family protein — protein MSETEQFFASETTTINADPSDIWAIWVDINGWPRWDDGLESTKFSETFREGNSFELTPRGGDPLTVTLRSVTQGEEFSDEAVLPFGKIRNAHRLRPIGGKVEVTHEIQAMINKPEAGFFAKDIWPHMRDGLPAALSNIRRIIED, from the coding sequence ATGTCTGAGACCGAACAATTCTTCGCAAGCGAGACCACCACCATCAATGCTGACCCCAGCGACATCTGGGCTATCTGGGTCGACATCAACGGCTGGCCACGTTGGGATGACGGATTGGAAAGTACGAAATTCTCCGAAACCTTTCGCGAGGGCAACAGTTTCGAGTTGACGCCCAGAGGCGGCGATCCCCTCACAGTCACGCTGCGCAGCGTGACCCAGGGCGAAGAATTCTCGGACGAAGCAGTCCTGCCTTTTGGCAAGATCAGAAATGCCCACCGGTTGAGGCCAATCGGCGGCAAGGTCGAAGTGACCCATGAGATCCAGGCCATGATCAACAAGCCAGAAGCCGGCTTCTTCGCCAAGGATATCTGGCCGCACATGCGGGACGGCCTGCCTGCAGCGCTGTCCAATATCCGCAGGATCATCGAGGATTGA